In Deltaproteobacteria bacterium, the following proteins share a genomic window:
- a CDS encoding integration host factor subunit beta, which produces MPVTKSDLIEQLSDRLKLPKGKAEFVVNTIFDAMEGALRRGERIEIRGFGSFEVREYRAYEGRNPRTGEPVHVKPKRLPFFKVGKELKERVNKAFQEQQRAQQAPPTAMSSPGGTDHGW; this is translated from the coding sequence ATGCCGGTTACCAAGTCAGACCTCATCGAGCAGCTCTCCGACAGGCTCAAGCTACCGAAAGGCAAAGCCGAGTTCGTGGTCAACACGATCTTCGACGCCATGGAGGGGGCGCTGCGGCGGGGCGAACGCATCGAAATCCGCGGCTTCGGCAGCTTTGAGGTGCGCGAGTACCGCGCGTACGAGGGGCGCAACCCGCGCACCGGCGAGCCGGTGCACGTCAAGCCCAAACGGCTGCCGTTCTTCAAGGTCGGCAAGGAGCTCAAAGAGCGCGTCAACAAAGCGTTCCAAGAGCAGCAGCGCGCCCAACAGGCCCCGCCGACCGCGATGTCGTCCCCGGGCGGCACGGACCACGGCTGGTAG
- a CDS encoding methylmalonyl-CoA mutase gives MATARWYGCRVKLRKDRFATDADIEIVGAYGPEHIADLDVKRDLGAPGQFPYTRGVQETMYRGRLWTMRQYAGFGTAEESNARYHYLLEQGQTGLSVAFDLPTQMGRDSDHPLAAGEVGKVGVAIDSIDDMRLLLRGIPLDRVSTSMTINATAATLLCLYIAVADEQGVPRDALRGTIQNDILKEYIARGTYIYPPAGSMRLITDIFTFCRKELPNWNTISISGYHIREAGADAVQEVAFTLADGLTYVQAAIDAGLDVDEFAPRLAFFFNVHNNFLEEVAKFRAARRMWARFMRDRFGARNPKSHRLRFHSQTAGVTLQAQQPLVNVARVSLQALAAVLGGTQSLHTNSYDEALGLPTEESARIALRTQQVIAHESGVADFIDPLAGSYAVEALTDEIERRALAYIDKIDQLGGVIAAIESGYIQREIERRAYEHQRAVERRERIVVGVNAFTVDEEPPIDVLTVDPALERAQIERVRALRARRDGPAVTRALDALRDAARGDDNLIPHILHAVKAEATVGEIADALRDVFGEYQPANRL, from the coding sequence ATGGCCACGGCGCGATGGTACGGTTGCCGCGTGAAGCTGCGCAAGGACAGGTTCGCGACCGACGCGGACATCGAGATCGTCGGGGCCTACGGTCCCGAGCACATCGCCGACCTCGACGTGAAGCGCGACCTCGGCGCGCCCGGGCAGTTTCCGTACACGCGCGGCGTGCAGGAGACGATGTACCGGGGCCGGCTGTGGACGATGCGCCAGTACGCCGGCTTCGGCACCGCCGAGGAGTCCAACGCGCGATACCACTACCTGCTCGAGCAAGGCCAGACCGGCCTGTCGGTCGCGTTCGACCTGCCCACGCAGATGGGCCGCGACTCGGACCACCCATTGGCCGCGGGCGAGGTCGGCAAGGTCGGCGTGGCGATCGATTCCATCGACGACATGCGGCTGCTGCTGCGCGGCATCCCGCTCGACCGCGTGTCGACGTCGATGACGATCAACGCCACGGCTGCGACCTTGCTGTGCCTGTACATCGCCGTCGCCGACGAGCAGGGCGTGCCGCGCGACGCCCTGCGCGGCACGATTCAAAACGACATCCTCAAGGAGTACATCGCGCGCGGCACGTACATCTATCCGCCGGCCGGGTCGATGCGGCTCATCACCGACATCTTCACGTTCTGCCGCAAGGAACTGCCCAACTGGAATACGATCTCGATCAGCGGCTACCACATCCGCGAGGCCGGCGCCGACGCGGTCCAGGAGGTCGCGTTCACCCTCGCCGACGGGCTCACCTACGTGCAGGCCGCGATCGACGCCGGCCTCGACGTCGACGAGTTCGCGCCGCGACTCGCGTTCTTTTTCAACGTGCACAACAACTTCCTCGAAGAAGTCGCAAAGTTCCGCGCGGCGCGGCGGATGTGGGCGCGCTTCATGCGCGACCGGTTCGGGGCGCGCAATCCGAAGTCGCACCGCCTCCGCTTTCACAGTCAGACCGCCGGCGTCACGCTCCAGGCGCAGCAACCGCTGGTCAACGTCGCGCGCGTGTCGCTGCAGGCGCTCGCCGCCGTGCTCGGCGGGACGCAGTCGCTGCACACCAACTCCTATGACGAGGCGCTGGGTCTGCCCACCGAGGAGTCCGCGCGGATCGCCTTGCGCACCCAGCAGGTGATCGCGCACGAAAGCGGCGTCGCCGACTTCATCGATCCGCTGGCCGGTTCCTACGCGGTCGAGGCGCTCACGGACGAGATCGAGCGGCGCGCGCTCGCGTACATCGACAAGATCGACCAGCTCGGCGGCGTCATCGCGGCGATCGAGTCCGGCTACATCCAGCGCGAGATCGAGCGGCGCGCGTACGAGCACCAGCGCGCCGTCGAGCGGCGCGAACGCATCGTCGTCGGCGTCAACGCGTTCACGGTCGACGAGGAGCCGCCGATCGACGTGCTCACCGTCGACCCGGCGCTCGAGCGCGCCCAGATCGAGCGGGTGCGCGCCCTGCGCGCGCGCCGCGACGGGCCGGCGGTCACCCGCGCGCTCGACGCGCTGCGCGACGCGGCGCGCGGCGACGACAACCTCATTCCGCACATCCTCCACGCCGTCAAAGCCGAAGCCACGGTCGGAGAGATCGCGGACGCCCTGCGCGACGTGTTCGGCGAATACCAGCCGGCCAACCGCCTGTAA
- a CDS encoding class I SAM-dependent RNA methyltransferase has translation MDEIEVVVDAIAAGGDGVARAPDGRVVFVARTAIGDRVRVRITESRRRYARGEIVAVVEPSADRVAPACPLFGDCGGCQWQHLSAGAQAAAKQAIVASALRRAVDAGMELRPLQSPAPPVGWRRRARLHWVRRRRGRGAAIGWYRPRSHRVVDVAACPQLEPALAGALEAVRGVLAPGLGGTGDVSLLAGHAGDVHVAIAGPHRPAAAEALARRPPVVGVVAGRRVWGAADIEVEPGLRGRADRFAQASRAGNAALIAAVDAACAERPVGAALELYAGSGNLSRALAHHARRVVAVDVAVGAPLAGVRWRKGDAAAVAGELAAAGERFDLVVIDPPRAGAADALDAVVALRPARIVYASCDPATLARDLDRLSAAGYAPRWAQPIDMMPQTAHVEVVVAIDAAPR, from the coding sequence GTGGACGAGATTGAAGTCGTCGTCGACGCGATCGCAGCCGGTGGCGACGGCGTCGCGCGAGCCCCGGATGGCCGCGTGGTTTTCGTTGCGCGTACAGCGATTGGCGACCGCGTGCGCGTGCGCATCACCGAGTCGCGACGACGGTACGCGCGCGGCGAGATCGTCGCCGTGGTCGAGCCGTCCGCCGATCGAGTGGCCCCCGCGTGTCCGCTGTTCGGCGACTGCGGCGGCTGCCAGTGGCAACACCTGTCGGCCGGCGCGCAGGCCGCCGCCAAGCAGGCGATCGTCGCAAGCGCGCTGCGCCGCGCGGTCGACGCGGGCATGGAGCTGCGGCCGCTGCAGTCGCCCGCGCCGCCGGTCGGATGGCGCCGGCGCGCGCGCCTGCACTGGGTGCGCCGGCGGCGGGGCCGCGGCGCGGCGATCGGCTGGTATCGGCCGCGGTCGCACAGGGTCGTCGACGTGGCCGCCTGCCCGCAGCTCGAGCCGGCGCTGGCCGGTGCGCTCGAGGCCGTGCGGGGCGTGCTCGCGCCGGGGCTCGGCGGCACCGGCGACGTGTCGCTGCTGGCGGGCCACGCCGGCGACGTCCACGTCGCGATCGCCGGCCCGCACCGGCCCGCCGCGGCCGAGGCGCTGGCTCGCCGGCCGCCGGTGGTCGGCGTCGTGGCCGGCCGCCGGGTGTGGGGGGCGGCGGACATCGAGGTCGAACCGGGGTTGCGCGGCCGCGCGGACCGGTTCGCCCAGGCGTCGCGCGCCGGCAACGCCGCGCTGATCGCCGCGGTCGACGCGGCATGCGCGGAGCGCCCCGTCGGCGCGGCGCTCGAGCTGTACGCGGGCAGCGGCAACCTGTCGCGCGCGCTCGCGCACCACGCGCGCCGGGTCGTCGCGGTGGACGTCGCCGTCGGCGCGCCGCTGGCGGGCGTGCGCTGGCGCAAGGGGGACGCGGCCGCGGTCGCGGGCGAGCTGGCCGCCGCGGGCGAGCGCTTCGACCTGGTCGTGATCGATCCGCCGCGCGCGGGCGCGGCCGACGCGCTCGACGCCGTGGTCGCGCTGCGGCCGGCGCGCATCGTCTACGCGTCGTGCGACCCGGCGACGCTCGCGCGGGACCTCGACCGGCTGTCGGCGGCCGGCTACGCGCCGCGCTGGGCGCAGCCGATCGACATGATGCCGCAGACGGCGCACGTCGAGGTCGTCGTCGCGATCGACGCGGCACCGCGGTGA
- a CDS encoding amidohydrolase produces MTTRLITADRAVVDGVARGATAVLVDAGQIVAVGAPEELDCHPAAAGADRIDWSGTALLPGTVNAHNHSFQSLLRGIGDDLPFLEWRDKALYRYSPQLDADGMATAGLFAFGEMLLHGVTTVCDFYYLNAGGNDHALATIDAARRLGIRIVLARCFYDWEGAPAAYREDVATAVRHFEELHRAFAGDERRMVTIQPAPHSQHGASPAMIEAGAGCARDAGVPWHIHLAEEQYQVTESLERFGARPLIAVDQLGVVDDAMIAIHGCWFDADERALLARRGASLVYNPSSNMFLGDGITDVVDLRARGVRVALGTDGGCSNNQVSVFGEMRMTALLQKVARTDGQAIAAEDCFAMGTLFGGEVLRLPVGRICPGYRADLVAVDLDDPSLWPVQALAKNVVYALSSRAIRHVMVDGEVVVCDGALTRVDLEEIRNRVRALTRDWRRD; encoded by the coding sequence ATGACGACCCGCCTGATCACCGCTGACCGCGCCGTCGTCGACGGGGTCGCCCGCGGCGCGACGGCCGTCCTGGTCGACGCGGGCCAGATCGTGGCCGTCGGCGCGCCGGAGGAGCTGGACTGTCACCCCGCCGCAGCGGGCGCCGACCGCATCGACTGGTCCGGCACGGCGCTGTTGCCCGGCACCGTCAACGCCCACAATCACTCGTTTCAATCCCTGCTGCGCGGCATCGGCGACGATCTGCCGTTTCTCGAGTGGCGCGACAAGGCCCTGTACCGCTATTCGCCGCAGTTGGACGCCGACGGCATGGCGACCGCGGGTCTGTTCGCGTTCGGCGAGATGCTGCTGCACGGCGTGACGACGGTGTGCGACTTCTATTACCTGAACGCGGGCGGCAACGACCACGCGCTCGCGACGATCGATGCGGCGCGCCGGCTGGGAATCCGCATCGTGCTGGCGCGCTGCTTCTACGACTGGGAGGGCGCGCCCGCCGCGTATCGCGAGGACGTCGCGACCGCCGTCCGCCACTTCGAGGAGCTGCACCGGGCGTTCGCCGGCGACGAGCGCAGGATGGTGACCATCCAACCGGCACCGCACAGCCAGCACGGCGCGTCGCCGGCGATGATCGAGGCGGGCGCCGGCTGCGCGCGGGACGCCGGCGTGCCGTGGCACATCCACCTGGCCGAGGAGCAGTACCAGGTGACCGAGTCGCTCGAGCGCTTCGGCGCCCGCCCGCTGATCGCCGTCGACCAGCTCGGCGTCGTCGACGACGCGATGATCGCCATCCACGGCTGTTGGTTCGACGCCGACGAGCGGGCGCTGCTGGCCCGCCGCGGCGCAAGCCTCGTGTACAACCCGTCGTCCAACATGTTTCTCGGCGACGGCATCACGGACGTGGTCGACCTGCGCGCCCGCGGCGTGCGCGTCGCGCTCGGCACCGACGGCGGTTGCTCGAACAACCAGGTGTCGGTGTTCGGCGAGATGCGCATGACCGCACTGCTGCAGAAGGTCGCCCGCACGGACGGCCAGGCGATCGCGGCCGAAGACTGCTTCGCGATGGGAACGCTGTTCGGCGGCGAGGTGTTGCGGTTGCCCGTCGGCCGCATCTGTCCCGGCTACCGCGCCGACCTCGTCGCGGTCGACCTGGACGACCCATCGCTGTGGCCCGTCCAGGCGCTCGCCAAGAATGTGGTGTACGCGCTGTCGTCTCGCGCGATCCGCCATGTCATGGTAGACGGAGAGGTCGTCGTGTGCGACGGTGCCCTCACCCGCGTCGACCTCGAGGAGATCCGAAATCGTGTCCGAGCCCTCACCCGCGACTGGCGCCGCGACTGA
- the holA gene encoding DNA polymerase III subunit delta: protein MLDEIAAGRLQPVYVVVSPEPLLLDRAATAIRDAAVPPAARAFNADVLDGKGCTAARVLAAAQTLPMLADRRLVEVRDAGAMPAAELAKLVDYLERPNESTVLLMTAAKVDKRVKFFATAKKRKFLVDLQPPRNPAPWLRDEARRRGVRISAAAAARLVDVVGNDLSRLALSLDQLALYAGDRPVEVDDVDDLIAHTREQTVFELTDAIGRGDAPAAWAALHALCDQRQSAIGVVMMLARHVRGLAAARRAADRRTPRAKLAATLGVPPFVADKLVAQASRFSLAALDRALEQLHAADVALKGGRPALKTLGRDLGERIVLDRAVADLLAAGRGAAAAPRARRR, encoded by the coding sequence ATGCTGGACGAGATCGCCGCCGGCCGGCTTCAGCCGGTGTACGTCGTCGTGTCGCCGGAGCCGCTGCTGCTCGACCGCGCGGCGACCGCCATCCGCGACGCCGCCGTGCCGCCGGCGGCGCGCGCGTTCAACGCCGACGTGCTCGACGGCAAGGGTTGCACCGCGGCGCGCGTGCTGGCCGCGGCGCAGACGTTGCCGATGTTGGCCGACCGCCGCCTCGTGGAGGTGCGCGACGCCGGCGCCATGCCCGCCGCGGAGCTGGCGAAGCTCGTCGACTACCTGGAGCGGCCGAACGAATCGACGGTGTTGTTGATGACCGCCGCCAAGGTCGACAAGCGCGTCAAGTTCTTCGCCACCGCGAAAAAGCGCAAGTTCCTGGTCGACCTGCAGCCACCGCGCAACCCGGCGCCGTGGCTGCGCGACGAGGCGCGCCGGCGCGGAGTCCGGATCTCCGCGGCCGCGGCCGCGCGGCTCGTCGACGTCGTCGGCAACGACCTGTCGCGGCTGGCGTTGAGCCTCGACCAGCTGGCGCTGTACGCCGGCGACCGGCCGGTCGAGGTCGACGACGTCGACGACTTGATCGCGCACACCCGCGAGCAGACGGTGTTCGAACTCACCGACGCGATCGGCCGCGGCGATGCGCCGGCGGCGTGGGCGGCGCTCCACGCGCTGTGCGACCAGCGCCAGAGCGCGATCGGCGTCGTGATGATGCTCGCGCGCCACGTGCGCGGGTTGGCGGCGGCGCGTCGCGCCGCAGACCGGCGCACGCCGCGGGCGAAGCTCGCGGCGACCCTCGGGGTGCCGCCGTTCGTCGCCGACAAGCTCGTCGCGCAGGCGTCGCGGTTTTCCCTCGCGGCGCTCGACCGCGCTCTCGAGCAGCTGCACGCGGCCGACGTGGCGCTCAAAGGGGGGCGGCCGGCGCTCAAGACGCTCGGCCGGGATCTCGGCGAGCGGATCGTGCTCGACCGCGCGGTGGCCGACTTGCTCGCGGCCGGGCGCGGCGCGGCGGCCGCGCCGCGGGCACGCCGCCGGTGA
- a CDS encoding 30S ribosomal protein S20: MANYPSSIKRNRQNARRRARNRAVLGPVRSAIKRARKALESGEGDREALLRQATRAIDRAVTKGVFKRKTASRKISRLTRAFNAANRA; the protein is encoded by the coding sequence ATGGCGAACTACCCGTCTTCCATCAAGCGCAACCGCCAGAACGCGCGCCGGCGCGCGCGCAATCGCGCCGTCCTCGGCCCCGTGCGCTCCGCGATCAAGCGCGCGCGCAAGGCGCTCGAGTCGGGTGAGGGCGACCGCGAGGCCCTGCTGCGCCAGGCGACGCGCGCGATCGACCGCGCCGTCACCAAGGGCGTGTTCAAGCGCAAGACCGCGAGCCGCAAGATCTCGCGCCTTACCCGCGCGTTCAACGCGGCCAACCGCGCGTAA
- a CDS encoding nucleoside triphosphate pyrophosphohydrolase, whose amino-acid sequence MTANTRQRGHAFARLVDVMDRLLAPGGCPWDREQTLDSLRPYLLEETYEVLDVMTGDDPAAHREELGDLLMQIVFQAALREARGEFDIDDVATAIADKLVRRHPHVFGDARADDPEAVARQWDRIKAEERRAHGGGGPDRALRGVPRSTPALARAQKLSERAAAVGFDWPDAAGCRAKVDEELRELDEAIAAGDRARVEAELGDLLFAVTSLARKLGVDAEGALRAAADEFTRRFEHIEDRLHERGRSPRDATLDEMDALWEAAKKLAEK is encoded by the coding sequence ATGACTGCGAACACTCGCCAGCGCGGCCACGCGTTCGCGCGGCTCGTCGATGTGATGGACCGGCTGCTCGCCCCCGGCGGATGCCCGTGGGACCGCGAGCAGACGCTCGACAGCCTGCGGCCCTACCTGCTCGAGGAGACCTACGAGGTGCTCGACGTGATGACCGGCGACGACCCGGCTGCACACCGCGAAGAACTCGGCGATTTATTGATGCAGATCGTATTTCAGGCGGCGCTGCGCGAGGCGCGCGGCGAGTTCGACATCGACGACGTCGCCACCGCCATCGCGGACAAGCTCGTGCGCCGCCATCCACACGTGTTCGGCGACGCGCGCGCGGACGACCCGGAGGCGGTCGCGCGCCAGTGGGACCGGATCAAGGCCGAGGAGCGGCGCGCGCACGGCGGCGGCGGCCCGGATCGCGCGCTGCGCGGCGTTCCGCGGTCGACGCCGGCGCTGGCCCGCGCGCAAAAGCTCTCCGAGCGGGCCGCCGCGGTCGGGTTCGACTGGCCCGACGCGGCGGGCTGTCGCGCCAAGGTCGACGAGGAGCTGCGCGAGCTGGACGAGGCGATCGCGGCGGGCGACCGCGCCCGCGTGGAGGCCGAGCTGGGCGACCTGTTGTTCGCGGTGACCAGCCTCGCGCGCAAGCTCGGCGTCGACGCCGAGGGCGCGCTGCGCGCAGCGGCCGACGAGTTCACGCGCCGGTTCGAGCACATCGAGGATCGCCTGCACGAGCGCGGCCGGTCGCCGCGCGACGCGACCCTCGACGAGATGGACGCGCTGTGGGAGGCGGCGAAAAAACTGGCCGAAAAGTGA
- a CDS encoding PhoH family protein, with amino-acid sequence MLPASEPRRARLAFDDAEALRTLCGQSGRNLKLIGREAGVDLHLRGNEITVAGDEPAVAVAQAAVTQLYELALRGSPLGSEDVIRAVRVLRGDRHANLRDIFNDTVLVPKHSRPITPKGLAQKRYVDAVRKNDIVFGIGPAGTGKTYLAMAMAVRALQDKHVKRIVLTRPAVEAGERLGFLPGTMEDKVNPYLRPLHDALHEMLDFDRVRRLMERQVIEVAPLAFMRGRTLNDSFVILDEAQNCTREQMRMFLTRLGFGSKAVVTGDITQSDLPAGARSGLREVPELFRGIDGIAVCYFSDADVVRHPLVQKIIMAYERQDRRAAPGRTGAAGDAPDAAGE; translated from the coding sequence CTGCTTCCGGCCAGCGAGCCCCGACGGGCGCGGCTGGCCTTCGACGATGCCGAGGCGCTCCGCACGCTGTGCGGGCAGTCCGGTCGCAACCTCAAGCTCATCGGCCGCGAGGCCGGTGTCGACCTGCACCTGCGCGGCAACGAGATCACCGTCGCGGGCGACGAGCCAGCCGTGGCGGTGGCGCAGGCGGCCGTCACGCAGCTGTACGAACTGGCGCTGCGCGGCTCGCCGCTGGGCTCCGAGGACGTGATCCGCGCGGTGCGCGTGCTGCGCGGCGACCGCCACGCCAACCTGCGCGACATCTTCAACGACACGGTCCTCGTGCCGAAGCATTCCCGGCCGATCACGCCCAAGGGGCTGGCGCAGAAGCGCTACGTGGACGCGGTGCGCAAAAACGACATCGTGTTCGGCATCGGCCCGGCCGGCACCGGCAAGACCTACCTCGCGATGGCGATGGCGGTGCGCGCGCTGCAGGACAAGCACGTCAAGCGCATCGTGCTCACGCGCCCGGCGGTGGAGGCCGGCGAGCGGCTCGGGTTCTTGCCGGGCACGATGGAGGACAAGGTCAACCCCTACCTCCGGCCGCTGCACGACGCGCTCCACGAGATGCTCGACTTCGACCGCGTGCGCCGACTGATGGAGCGCCAGGTGATCGAGGTCGCGCCGCTCGCGTTCATGCGCGGCCGCACGCTCAACGACAGCTTCGTGATCCTCGACGAGGCGCAAAACTGCACGCGCGAACAGATGCGGATGTTCCTCACCCGCCTCGGCTTCGGCTCGAAGGCGGTCGTGACCGGGGACATCACCCAGAGCGACCTGCCGGCCGGCGCCCGGTCCGGCCTGCGCGAGGTGCCGGAGCTGTTCCGCGGGATCGACGGGATCGCGGTGTGCTACTTCAGCGACGCCGACGTCGTCCGCCATCCGCTCGTCCAGAAGATCATCATGGCGTATGAGCGGCAGGACCGGCGCGCGGCGCCCGGGCGCACGGGCGCGGCCGGCGACGCCCCAGACGCCGCCGGCGAGTGA
- a CDS encoding GAF domain-containing protein — protein MRRLACAPPTSQPRAGARIRGDMLRTAAEVAAAIRDDPRCSAWSVVDAGPDFVEVDLGDVHTTLAWPPMWTDPARLRPHLVRARADACPLVFVGTPEQLAAGRVDALDDPPTNRAAAVPMSPEQLVALLRSQAAIWQRARRAAQRDVQLERARYEVDLLISVGRALAQQRDIDSLLEAILSRAREVTGADAGSVYAVENIEDDDASNDTVRFRVAQNDSVAVDETRQVTLPVSASSIVGACVLSRDVINIPDLYALGPPGSPSNPWGLRHDRSFDEKYGYQTRSMLAVPMISARDQVIGVIQLINKRAKGVARLATAEDFATKVVPFDEASVELAVALAAQAGIALENALLYDEVRTLFEGFVHASVTAIEARDPTTSGHSQRVADLTVGLAKVVDRCDRGPYADLRFSYDEIKQIEYASLLHDFGKVGVREHVLVKAKKLYAHEEELVRQRFNFIRKAIEAEQLERKVRYLLEASRDRAAEQLEAIDRDARAKLTEIDEFLQFILAANEPTVLERGGFERIADIARRTYRDVDGSERPYLTEREAMALQIPRGSLTPEERKAIEEHVVHTYNFLVQIPWGRTYRDIPAIAGAHHEKLDGSGYPRGVSDIAPPARMMTISDIFDALTASDRPYKRAVPVDKALDILGYEVEAGKLDGALLELFIDAKVYELAFSK, from the coding sequence GTGCGCCGGCTGGCCTGCGCGCCGCCGACGTCGCAGCCGCGCGCGGGCGCACGCATCCGGGGGGACATGCTGCGGACGGCCGCCGAGGTAGCCGCCGCGATCCGCGACGACCCGCGGTGTTCCGCGTGGTCGGTGGTCGACGCCGGGCCGGACTTCGTCGAGGTGGACCTCGGCGACGTGCACACGACGCTCGCGTGGCCGCCGATGTGGACCGACCCGGCGCGCCTGCGGCCGCATCTCGTGCGCGCCCGCGCGGATGCGTGCCCGCTCGTGTTCGTCGGCACGCCCGAGCAACTCGCGGCCGGGCGCGTCGACGCGCTGGACGACCCGCCGACCAATCGCGCCGCGGCGGTGCCGATGTCGCCGGAGCAGCTGGTCGCGTTGCTGCGCAGCCAGGCAGCGATCTGGCAGCGGGCGCGCCGGGCGGCGCAGCGCGACGTCCAGCTCGAGCGCGCCCGCTACGAGGTCGACCTGCTGATCTCCGTCGGCCGCGCGCTCGCGCAGCAGCGCGACATCGACTCGTTGCTCGAGGCGATCTTGTCTCGCGCTCGCGAGGTGACGGGGGCCGACGCGGGCTCGGTCTACGCGGTCGAAAACATCGAGGACGACGACGCGTCCAACGACACGGTGCGGTTTCGCGTCGCGCAAAACGACAGCGTGGCGGTCGACGAGACCCGTCAGGTCACACTGCCGGTGTCCGCGTCGTCGATCGTCGGCGCGTGCGTGTTGTCGCGCGACGTGATCAACATCCCGGACCTGTACGCCCTCGGTCCGCCCGGCAGCCCGTCGAACCCGTGGGGGTTGCGCCACGACCGCAGCTTCGACGAGAAATATGGCTATCAGACCCGGTCGATGCTCGCCGTCCCGATGATTTCGGCCCGCGATCAGGTCATCGGCGTCATCCAGCTGATCAACAAGCGCGCCAAGGGCGTCGCCCGCCTCGCGACGGCGGAGGATTTCGCGACCAAGGTCGTCCCGTTCGACGAGGCGTCGGTCGAACTCGCCGTCGCACTCGCGGCGCAGGCGGGCATCGCGCTGGAGAACGCGCTGCTGTACGACGAGGTGCGCACCCTGTTCGAGGGGTTCGTCCACGCGTCGGTCACCGCGATCGAGGCGCGCGACCCGACGACGTCCGGCCATTCCCAGCGGGTCGCGGATCTCACCGTCGGGCTCGCCAAGGTGGTCGATCGCTGCGACCGCGGCCCGTACGCCGATTTGCGGTTCAGCTACGACGAGATCAAGCAGATCGAGTATGCGTCGCTGCTGCACGATTTCGGCAAGGTCGGCGTGCGCGAACACGTTCTGGTCAAGGCCAAGAAGTTGTATGCGCACGAGGAGGAACTCGTCCGCCAGCGGTTCAACTTCATCCGCAAGGCGATCGAGGCCGAGCAGCTCGAGCGCAAGGTGCGCTACCTGCTCGAGGCGTCTCGCGATCGCGCCGCCGAGCAGCTCGAGGCGATCGACCGCGACGCGCGCGCGAAGTTGACCGAGATCGACGAGTTTTTGCAGTTCATCCTCGCGGCGAACGAGCCGACCGTGCTCGAGCGCGGCGGGTTCGAGCGCATCGCCGACATCGCGCGCCGCACCTACCGGGATGTCGACGGCAGCGAGCGGCCGTATCTCACCGAGCGCGAGGCGATGGCGCTGCAGATCCCGCGCGGCTCGCTCACGCCCGAGGAGCGCAAGGCGATCGAGGAGCACGTCGTCCACACGTACAACTTCCTGGTACAGATCCCGTGGGGACGCACCTACCGCGACATTCCCGCGATCGCCGGCGCCCACCACGAGAAGCTCGACGGCAGCGGCTATCCGCGCGGCGTGTCGGACATCGCGCCCCCTGCGCGCATGATGACGATCAGCGACATCTTCGACGCGCTCACCGCCAGCGATCGGCCGTACAAGCGCGCGGTGCCCGTCGACAAGGCGCTCGACATCCTCGGCTACGAGGTCGAGGCCGGCAAGCTCGACGGCGCGCTGCTCGAGCTGTTCATCGACGCGAAGGTCTACGAGCTGGCGTTTTCCAAATGA
- the ybeY gene encoding rRNA maturation RNase YbeY, with product MLRAAWLADGEGPPLEASLRLTDDAAIHALNRDFRGVDRPTDVLAFAQREGPTGALFPHVLGDVVVSVDTAQRQRRGRTLYGEVLFLAAHGLCHLLGYDHATDREEAEMNARMRALLAEADRRGPVRAA from the coding sequence ATGCTGCGCGCCGCCTGGCTGGCCGACGGGGAGGGGCCGCCGTTGGAGGCGTCGCTGCGCCTCACCGACGACGCGGCGATCCACGCGCTCAACCGCGACTTCCGCGGCGTCGACCGGCCGACGGACGTGCTCGCGTTCGCGCAGCGCGAGGGGCCGACGGGGGCGCTGTTTCCGCACGTGCTCGGCGACGTCGTCGTGTCGGTCGACACCGCGCAGCGGCAGCGCCGCGGCCGCACGCTCTACGGCGAGGTGCTGTTTTTGGCCGCACACGGTCTGTGCCACCTGCTCGGCTACGACCACGCGACCGACCGCGAGGAAGCCGAGATGAACGCGCGCATGCGCGCGCTGCTGGCCGAGGCGGACCGGCGCGGGCCGGTGCGCGCGGCGTGA